CGTCCGCCACCTCGTGACGGTCGAGGAGGTCGACTGATCATGGCGGAGCAGAACCCGCTCAAGATCCACAACCTCCGTCCCGCCCCGGGTGCCAAGACCGCCAAGACCCGTGTCGGTCGTGGTGAGGCCTCGAAGGGTAAGACGGCCGGTCGTGGTACCAAGGGTACGAAGGCCCGTTACCAGGTTCCGGAGCGCTTCGAGGGTGGCCAGATGCCCCTCCACATGCGTCTTCCGAAGCTGAAGGGCTTCAAGAACCCGTTCAAGACCGAGTACCAGGTCGTGAACCTGGACAAGCTCTCCGCGCTCTACCCCGAGGGCGGAGAGGTCACCGTTGCCGACCTGGTCGACAAGGGTGCGGTCCGTAAGAACAGCCTCGTCAAGGTCCTCGGCCAGGGCGAGATCTCGGTGGCGCTGCAGGTGACGGTGGATGCCGTCTCCGGCTCCGCCAAGGAGAAGATCGCCGCTGCCGGCGGCACCGTCACCGAGCTCGTCTGAGCCCAGTGACATGAACGATCCCAACCGGGGATATCCCAACAAATGGGGTATCCCCGGTTGGTCGTTCCAAGGGGGGCACAGTCGCAGGTAAGGTGGCGTGCGCTGTTGCTGTAACGGGTTGGGTCCGTGCCCCTTGCCGATCCGCTTGCCCACAAGGCGAGTAGAGCGGTACGGCGGACTCAACGCATGCGTAAAACATTCGTCGAACCTCAAGACCGTCACCTCTGACGCACGAGCGCGGGGGTCGCAGGAGGCACCGTGCTCACCGCGTTCGCCCGGGCGTTCAAGACGCCCGACCTGCGCAAGAAGCTGCTGTTCACACTGGGCATCATTGTCCTGTACCGGGTCGGTACGCACGTACCCATTCCAGGTGTGGACTACCAGAACGTCCAGACCTGTATGGAGGACGCGAAGGCCAACAGCGGCCTCTTCGGTCTGGTCAACATGTTCAGTGGCGGCGCATTGCTGCAGATCACGATCTTCGCGCTGGGCATCATGCCGTACATCACGGCGAGCATCATCCTTCAGTTGCTGACCGTGGTGATCCCACGCCTGGAGGCCCTCAAGAAGGAGGGGCAGGCGGGTACCGCGAAGATCACGCAGTACACCCGTTATCTGACGGTCGCGCTCGCGATCCTGCAGGGCACCGGCCTGGTGGCCACCGCCCGCAGTGGTCAGCTCTTCTCCGGTTGCCGCGTCGCCGGTGAGATCGTGCCGGACCAGTCGATCTTCGTGACCATCACCATGGTCATCACCATGACCGCGGGTACCGCGATGGTCATGTGGCTCGGTGAGCTCATCACCGACCGCGGTATCGGCAACGGCATGTCCATCCTGATGTTCATCTCGATCGCCGCGACCTTCCCGAGCGCCCTGTGGGCCATCAAGGAGCAGGGCGATCTCGCGGGCGGCTGGATCGAGTTCGGCACCGTGGTCCTGGTCGGCCTGGTCATGGTCGGCCTGGTGGTCTTCGTCGAGCAGGCCCAGCGCCGGATTCCGGTGCAGTACGCGAAGCGGATGATCGGCCGCAGGTCCTACGGCGGTACGTCCACCTACATCCCGTTGAAGGTGAATCAGGCGGGTGTGATTCCTGTCATCTTCGCCTCTTCGCTGCTCTACATCCCGGCTTTGATTTCTCAGTTCTCCAGCGAGGATTCGAGCTGGAAGCGGTGGATCGACCAGAACCTGACCCAGGGCGACCACCCGATTTACATCACTATGTACTTCTTGTTGATCGTGTTCTTCGCCTTCTTCTATGTGGCGATCTCGTTCAACCCCGACGAAGTCGCGGACAACATGAAGAAGTATGGTGGCTTCATCCCGGGCATCCGGGCTGGCCGACCGACCGCTGAGTATCTGAGCTACGTACTCAACCGGATCACCTGGCCGGGTTCGCTGTATCTGGGCCTGATCGCTCTTGTGCCGACGATGGCGTTGGTTGGTTTCGGGGCAAACCAGAACTTCCCGTTCGGTGGGACGAGCATCCTGATCATCGTGGGTGTCGGTCTCGAGACGGTGAAGCAGATCGAGAGCCAGCTCCAGCAGCGCAATTACGAAGGGTTCCTCCGCTGATGCGTATCGTCCTCGTCGGGCCACCTGGCGCCGGTAAGGGAACGCAGGCCGCGTTCCTCGCCAAGAACCTGTCGATTCCGCACATCTCCACGGGTGAC
This is a stretch of genomic DNA from Streptomyces sp. NA04227. It encodes these proteins:
- the rplO gene encoding 50S ribosomal protein L15, with amino-acid sequence MAEQNPLKIHNLRPAPGAKTAKTRVGRGEASKGKTAGRGTKGTKARYQVPERFEGGQMPLHMRLPKLKGFKNPFKTEYQVVNLDKLSALYPEGGEVTVADLVDKGAVRKNSLVKVLGQGEISVALQVTVDAVSGSAKEKIAAAGGTVTELV
- the secY gene encoding preprotein translocase subunit SecY — translated: MLTAFARAFKTPDLRKKLLFTLGIIVLYRVGTHVPIPGVDYQNVQTCMEDAKANSGLFGLVNMFSGGALLQITIFALGIMPYITASIILQLLTVVIPRLEALKKEGQAGTAKITQYTRYLTVALAILQGTGLVATARSGQLFSGCRVAGEIVPDQSIFVTITMVITMTAGTAMVMWLGELITDRGIGNGMSILMFISIAATFPSALWAIKEQGDLAGGWIEFGTVVLVGLVMVGLVVFVEQAQRRIPVQYAKRMIGRRSYGGTSTYIPLKVNQAGVIPVIFASSLLYIPALISQFSSEDSSWKRWIDQNLTQGDHPIYITMYFLLIVFFAFFYVAISFNPDEVADNMKKYGGFIPGIRAGRPTAEYLSYVLNRITWPGSLYLGLIALVPTMALVGFGANQNFPFGGTSILIIVGVGLETVKQIESQLQQRNYEGFLR